Within Actinomycetota bacterium, the genomic segment GGCAATAGTATTTGCTGTGGAACCTCCCGATACTTCCTCTTTATTTTCAATTCCGGAATACAGTTTTTCCGCTAATGTTTCATCAATAAGAGTCATTGAGCCTTTGACAAGTCCGAATTCATCAAGAAAAGAATCTTCAACGCTTGCCAGTACATCTACTATTGCATTACCTATACCTGTAACATCTATTGTTTTCTTTTTCATTTAAAAAACTTTTCTGTTCTCTTATTTTATATTCTTATTCAAAAACAATTTTAAATAAATTTTCTTTTTATTGAAACCAGATAAAGCATTATATTCTTTGCCGGAATTCATAAATTCAGTCAAATAGTTGACAGTCTGCTGAAAATAATTAAAATTATATTATCTGAAACGTTTCAAAGTTATTTATTTATAATAGCAAAGTTTCTCGAAAATTATTATTACAATAAGTTATTTTATTAAAAAACATGGTAACAATAAAAGATATTGCCAGAAAATCAGGAGTGTCCGTAGGAACTGTATCAAATGTAATAAACAATCTTGAAAGCGTAAAAAGCAAAAATAAAGAAAAAGTGCTGCAGGTAATAAATTCACTCGGCTATAAACCTAATAAAATAGCAGCAAGTCTTTCAAGGAAAAAAACGATGAATGTAGGGCTGATAGTGCCTGATGTGTCAAGTCCATTTTATTCAGATCTGATAAAAGGTATCTCTGATACTCTTGAAATCAACTATTATAATATCTTTTTATGCTCATCAAATAACAATATAGAAAAAGAAGAAAAAATAATAAGCGATCTTTTGTCAATGTGGATAGATGGAATAATACTCATCCCCGTTTATTCCAAAAAAAGAAATCTGCAGCTTCTGAAAAATATTGAAATACCTGTTGTTATTGTAAACAGAGAGGTTGAAGGAATAAAAAAGGACATTGTTATTTTTGATAATTTTGGCGGAGCTTTTGAAGCTACCCGGTTTTTAATTGCAAATAATCATAAAATAATCCCAATACTCAGCGGACCAGAACTGTCCAAATCGTTTGAAGAGAGATTTCAGGGGTGGAAAGCGGCTATGGAAGAAAGTGATCTTTTCAACGATAACCTGATATTCAGGGGAAACTTTTCAGTAGAAGCAGGACATAGAATGATGCTTGAAGTGCTAAACAGAATAGATAAGATAGATGCTGTCTTTGCTTCAAGCGATCTGATAGCCCTCGGAGCTTTAAGTGCTATTGACGAATATAACCTGAAAGTTCCTGACGATATTTCGGTAGTGGGTTTTGGAGATATATACCTTAGCAAATTTCTAAAACCCTCCCTTACCACAATAAGAAGACCTTTTTACAATATTGGAAAAACGGCTGTGTCACTGCTTCTGGACAGAATATCCGGAAATAAAAAGAAAAAAATTACCAAGTTTATAATTAAAGGAAAACTTGAAATAAGAGATTCAGTTAAAATATCAGAGCTATCAGAATAGGATTTATTTAACATATGCCCTCTTAAATAAACATGCAGCCGGATGAAATTGAGAAAAAAGCTTCGGAGTTCTTGATTTAAAAAACTTCGGATATTACACCTTAAGATTTTCAGCAACAAATTCCATCATTGATTTTACTTTTATATCCAGCCCGTACTTTTCTTTTAAAGAATCAAGCTGCGATCTGCAATTTTCACATGCGCTTATTACAGTTTTTGCTCCTGTTTCCTTTATCTGATTTGCCTTGATTTCACCTGTTTTTATGCGGAACTCATCCATTTCAGGCATTGCAAGCAGTCCTCCTCCACCACCGCAGCACCATGATTTTGCTCTGCTTGAAGAAAGTTCTTTAAAATTATCAGTTATTGCATTGATCACATATCTGGGTTCTTCAAAAAAACCTCCGTTTCTGCCGACCTGGCAAGGATCATGGTATGTGATTATTTCCGATGAAGGACTTTTGTTTACTTCGATAAGACCGGTCTTGATATATTCTGAAATGGCATCGATAAGAGCGGTGATCTTAAAAGGCGGTTTCTGTCCGCTCCAAGCTTCATAAAAGAAATTCATTACTCTGTATGCATGGCCGCATTCAGTTATTATTACTTCTTTAACATTAAGCCTTTCTGCCTCATTAACTATTCTGTCAGCGATAGCCTTTGTTTTTTGAGAATCGCCAAGGAAATATCCATAATTGGCTGCTTCAAACATTGAAAGTGTCCAATTTATTTTTGCTTTGTTAAAAATAATTGCAGCAGGCAGAATAGTATGCATACCGGAAAGGGCAACGTAAAGGACGTCCGCATTTTTCTTGTCTATTGGAATTTTTGCTTTTTTATCTTTGATTTTTTTTCTGATTTCCGGCTCGGATTCTTTTAGCATTGAGATGAATATATCTTTATCTTTATTAAAAAGATCATTATTCTCACCTTTTGCAATAGCCGCATCTGACAACTCTCTTAGTGTCTGATTTTCCATCCCGGCTGATAAAAGTATGGCCTTCGCAACTGACAATATGTGAAAAGTATCTATGCTGAACGGACAGTAATACATGCATCTTCTGCAGCCTGTACATGCATAGGTTGCCTGATAAAGTTCGCTTAGGAGAAATTCGTCATCAGCTTCTTTTGCCTCATATATCTTCGGAAATACTTTTCCCAGAACAGAAAAATATTTTTTATAAAGTCTTCTTATCAGTTCTGCCCTGTATGCAGGTATATATTTGGGATCCTTTGTGACTTTATATTGGTGGCATGCATCTCTGCAGATCGCACATCTTGCACAAATATCAAGATAGCAAAGAAGCTGCTTGCTTATTTTGTTTTTTAAGGTTTGGATCATTAATTCTTTTTTTTCAATATCAAGCATTATTCACTCCTGACTTTATTGGCAAAAAAAGTACCGATTAAATGAACAAGTTTGCTGAACGGAAAATAAATTACAAACAAATTCACAAAAAGAACATGCCATGAAAGAACCCATTTCGTCTGACTCTGTGCAAGAGCTTCATTAAATGCAGGTTTAAATCTTAAAATGCTTTGAAAATATTCCCTGTAATCCTCAGTGTGAACCGTTCCGAAAAATCGCATATGGGCTCCAAGTCCGACTATCCCGATAAGAAGAATTATCAGTATGAAATCCTCAGGAACAGAAATATCCTTATATGGTGAAGCAAACCTTCTGAACAGATAATATCCGAGAGCAATAAGCATTATTATACCCGTTGTACCTCCGCCTACCGCTCCAAGAGTATCCAGATTATCCTGGCCTATTATATTTGAAACAAAAGTAAATTCTCTTACCAGCCTGAAGTGTCCGAAAAGAGCTATAAATAATGCTGCATGGAAAAGCATCGCAAAGATCCACATCCATCTGTCCACCTCAAGCGCCTGGGGAAAAATGAAAGAATCCTTGATTATTTTAAAAAATCTTGTAAATCCATTTTTCGGTTTGGGATAAATACCAAGACTTATTTTCACTCTCGGACTTCTTGCCCAGACAATTATTTTAAATGTCAGGCCGGCAATAAAAACTATCACAGCCACATACACGAGTATGGCTACAATAAAAGAAAAAGGATCCATGTTCATTTCAAAATTCCTTTAATTTTAATATTAATTATAAAATTACTGATGAACTTATTATTATATATTCTATAATTTATTTCAGCCTCTTAATATAAAAAATTAAATCTTTTTTATCAAATCTCCATTACATCCATACTATCTGGCATGGATACATCCTTACTCCAAGATTTATTGCAAGTTTTCTGAACTTATAAAAAGATATTGCACCTTTGGAAGCCATTATTTTATCAAACATCATCTGCCCATGCCATAAAATAAACTTGCTGAAACCGGCTTTCCCGATATCGCCGTCATATATAAGCCTGACATTTTCCCAAAAAATCCTCTGCGTTCTTACGGGGTTTTTTTATTGTCCTCATCCCCTCAATATTTGACATCCATATTTACAGCGATTCCCCTGTGTCTATGTTTATATTAGTGCACCCCGGCTATGGCTATGTTTCATTAGTGTCCCCTCTGGCTATGTTTCGTAGTGCCCCTGTACTATTATATAAGAAGCTATAGCTTATCCATGTCTCCGCTTAATACAATCATAGATAATTTCTTCTTTTTATCTTCCATGATTCTTTTCTTTTAATTTTACTATAACTGATTTTTTTAATAATGGGTTAAAATTGTCCGGCATTTTATTGATTTTCAATTATTCCGGAAAAATATTACTATATTATGAATAAATAATATTTACTTCAAAAATGTTTTGTTTGAAATTCCTGCTTGCGGATGAAAGAAAAAGACAATCTATAATAGCTATAGTGATAAAAACAGGAGCAACAGACAGCACAGAAAATTGCATGAATAAATATGGCAATTTCGGAAATAAAGGAAGTCTGAATGGTGAAGGCAATAAAGAAGGAATCGGTAATAATGGAAAAAAATGATTTTGAGGAACTAATTTTAAAAATAATAAAAGATATCCCGGAAAAATTCAGGAAGCAGATGAAGAATATAGACATATTGGTCGATTATGAAAATACAACAACAGCTTACAGTAAAAACAAAAACAATATCACTCTTGGTTTGTTTCAGGGAATTCCAAATACCGTAAAACCAGGACATAATAATATTATATTCCCGGACAAAATAACTATCTACAAAAAATCACTTGATGCTATAAGCAGAAATGATGAAGAATTGGAAAAAAACCTGAAAATAGTCATTCTTCATGAGATAGGGCATTATTTTGGCCTGGATGAAGAAAGATTAAAAAGTCTTGGTTGTCATGTCAAGTAGCATATGTCTGAAACAACATATAGCAAAAACAAGGATGTCTTCAGATAATCCATCTAAAAATATTGACATCCGGTATATAATTATAATTAGAATAACTAAAATATTTTTCACTTAAAGTGAAAAATTAATTTCTTAAAATTAGAAAATTATTTTAGTTTTTTATTGACCTTTCTGATATAATGATATTGTATTAATAGAAACAGGTTTTAACTTTCATAAAATTGAAAGATTTTTCCCGGATCTGCCCTGTTTGTATAAATACAGTTCTTAATCATTAAATTTTAAATTTATATAGGAGTTGAAAATATGGCAGAAGACAAAAATATAATAAATGAAGATGGCAAGGAGAAGGTAAAAATCCCCAGCGAACTTCCTATCCTTGCTTTAAAAAATAGTGTTGTGTTCCCCTATCTTGCAACCCCTCTGGCAGTTGGCAGAGATATGTCTACTGAAGCAGTTAAAGCTGCATCAAAAGAACATAAGATAATAGTAGTAGTTGCACAGAGAGAGAAAGATAAGGAAGCAGTCACCAAAGATGAACTTTATGACACAGGCACAGCTTGTGTAATAAAACAGGTTGTCAATATATCATCAAATGAAATCAAATGTGTTGTTGAAGGGCTTGCAAGAGTAAGAATAAAATACTTCACACAAACAGAAGGTTTTTTCAGAGGTGCAATTGAAGTATTAGAGGAAGAAATCTATGCTGAAGATGAAGAGATAAATAATCTTAATACAACCATAAGGATGCAGGTTGAAAAATTTATACAGCTGGGCATACCTCTTCCCACAGCTTTTGTTGTAGCTGCTACCAATATTTCAAAGATAGAAGTACAGGCTGATTTGTTTGCATCTTATCTGCTTACGGAAATAGAGCAGAAGCAAAAAATCTTGGAAGAAATAAATGTGAAAGAAAGACTCAAAAAGCTTACTGAATTTCTTTCAGAAGAGCTGAAAAAATTTGAAGTACAGAGCCAGATCAGAAATAAAGTTCAGGAGGAAGTAGGAAAAACTCAGAGAGACTTTTATCTTAAGCAGCAGCTTAAGGCAATTAAAGAAGAGCTCGGAGAAGCTGATGAATCAGTAGCTCTTACCAATGAACTGGAAAAGAAATTAAAAAAGAAAAAAATGCCAAAGGAAGCAAGAGAAAAAGTTGAAAAAGAAATCAAAAGGCTTGAAAGTATGCCGAGTATGTCTCCTGAACACTCTTATGTCAGGACTTATGTTGAATGGATGCTTGATGTTCCGTGGATAGAAAAGACAAAAGACACCCTTGATATAAAGAAATCCAAAAAGATACTGGATGCGGATCACTATGATCTTGAAAAAGTAAAAGAACATATACTTGATTATCTTGCAGTAAGAAAGCTTAAAGGCAAAACTACAAAAGGACCCATACTGTGCTTTGTAGGCCCTCCGGGCGTAGGAAAAACTTCGCTTGGGCAGTCTATTGCGAAGTCACTCGGGAGAAAATTCATAAGAATGTCAATAGGCGGAATTAGAGATGAAGCAGAGATAAGAGGGCACAGAAGAACATATGTAGGGGCATTGCCGGGCAGAATAATACAGGGTCTTGCTCAGGTCGGTGTAAACAATCCTGTTTTTATGCTTGATGAAATCGATAAGGTAGGTGCGGATTACAGGGGGGATCCTTCTTCGGCGCTTCTGGAGGTTCTGGATCCCGAGCAGAATAATTCTTTTAGGGATCATTACCTTGAAATACCCTATAATCTTTCAAATGTAATGTTTATTGCAACAGCGAATATCCTTGATACGATACATCCCGCTTTAAGAGATAGAATGGAAATACTTGAGCTTCCGGGATACAGCAGTGAAGAAAAAGCTCATATTGCGGAGAAATTTCTTATCCCCAAGCAGCTGGAAGAACAGGGCATATCAAATTACAACATAAGATTTTCCAAAGACGCCGTACTTGCAGTGATTGAAGAATTTACCAGAGAGGCGGGCGTCAGAAATCTGGAAAGGGAGATTTCAAATATTTGCAAGAAGATAGCAAGAGAAATAGTTGAAAACAGGAAATTTCCTAAAATTGTGACCAGAAAAAAAGTTTATGATTATTTGGGGGTTGCAAAAATACAGCCTAATGAGATAGAGGATAAAAACAATGTCGGGGTTGCCACAGGTCTGGCTTATACTACCGTAGGCGGAGATATAATACTTATTGAATCCACCTATTATAAAGGGAAAGGCAGTATCATACTTACAGGAAATCTTGGAGATGTAATGCAGGAATCAGCAAAGGCAGCAATAAGCTATGTGCACTCCAAATCAAAGGAGCTTGGAATAGATGATAATATATTTGCAAAATCAGACATGCATATCCATGTTCCGAGTGGAGCTATTCCAAAAGACGGGCCTTCAGCCGGGGTAGCAATTACTACCTCTGTAGTTTCAGCCTTGATCGGAATACCGGTTTTAAGAGAAGTCGGCATGACCGGAGAGATTACATTAAGAGGCAGAATCCTTCCCATAGGTGGATTAAAAGAAAAACTTCTTGCGGCAAAAAGAGCGGGTTTAAAGAAAATCGTGCTGCCCTCGAAAAACAAAAAAAATATTGATGAAGTTCCTGAAGCTATCACAAAAGGACTTAATCTTGTATTTGTTGACAATATAGATGAGCTCCTGCAGCATACACTTGAAAAAAGCCCTTTCGACAAAATACCTGCGCTTTCTGTAAAACAGAATAGCAGAAATAAGGTAAATATGATTACAACTGCCTGATGGCAGAATGACAGAAGTTCAAACTCATATAAAATCCAGTCCCTGAATTAACAGAGACTGGATTTTATATTTATAGAATTTGTGGAAATTTATTATTAATGCTTGAAATGCCTTTTTCCGGTAAAGACCATGGATATTTTGTATTTGTTACAAGCCTGTATTACTTCATCATCTCTTATGGAGCCGCCCGGTTGTATAATTGCAGCTATTTTATTTTCGGCAGCTATTTCTATTGCATCGGCAAATGGGAAAAAGGCATCGGAAGCAATGACTGCTCCTTCACATTTTCCCTGAGATTTTTCGACTGCTATTCTGGTTGAATCAACACGGCTCATCTGTCCTGCCCCTACACCGACAGTGACTTCATCTTTTGTTATAAGGATTGCATTTGATTTTACATTCTTGACTATCTGCCATCCGAAAAGAAGATCCTTCCACTGGGACTGTGACGGCTGGACATCTGTAACAACTTTCATTTCTTCTGTATCATCAATGCCCATGTCTGAGTCCTGAATTATAAGACCCCCATCCACACTTTTAATATCGGGATACATAACAGATCTGTCACCATTCTTGATTTTGGCTATATACGACTTTAAATCAAAATTAATCTTTAAAACCCTTAAATTAGGTTTCTGCGAAAGAATCTCCAGCGCTTTCTCTTCAAAGTCCGGAGCAATAATGATTTCGACATATTTATCTATTAAAAATTTGGTTGCTTCCTCATTCCATTTGTAATTGCTTGCGATAACACTCCCGTATGCGCTTATAGGATCAGCTTCATAAGCCTTCATATATGCTTCTTCAACACTTTTCCCGACAGCACATCCGCAGGGATTATTATGTTTTATAACCGATACACAGGGTTTTTCAAATTCTTTGACAATATTGAAAGCTGCATTTCCATCAAGAATATTATTATAAGATAATTCCTTTCCCTGCAGCTGTTCCGCCATCACAAAACTTGAAGGAAGGGCATCTGTAAATTTGTAGTACGAAGCTTTCTGATGCGGGTTTTCCCCATATCTCAGATTTTGTTTCTTTTCAATTGAGAGTCTGGCTGTTTCTTTAAAATCCTCATTATTATCTTTTAATATATTCGAACCGGACATGATTTCCTGTAATGCTTTTGTATTATCTACATTAAGGAAATCTTCAATTTTTACAGTATCTGAACCATATTCAGGAATTTTCTTGATAAAATAATTAAAAATATAACTATCGTATTCGCAGGTATGCTTGAATGCTTTTATGCTAAGCGAAAAAAGTGTTTCTTTTGATAAAAATCCCTCATTTTTATCCATCTCATCAATAATTATGCCATAATCACCGGGGTCTGTTACAACTGCGACTGAACTATTGTTTTTGGCAGCGCTTCTTATCATTGTTGGGCCGCCAATATCAATATTTTCTATAGCCTCTTCTATTTTAACACCCGGCTTTGATATGGTTTCCCTGAAAGGATACAGATTGACGATTACCATATCTATTTTTTTTATCCCTGCTTTTTCAATTTGTTCCATATGGGAAGGGATACATCTGTTTGCAAGTATTCCGCCATGTACAAATGGATGCAGCGTTTTTACCCTTCCGTCAAGCATTTCAGGAAATCCTGTAAGTTCATCTATTTTTATTACTTTGATTCCTGCCTCACTTAATGCCTTATAAGTGCCTCCCGTGGATACTAACTGAATGCCAAAAGATTCCAGTCTTCTCGCAAAATCGATAATACCTTTTTTGTCAGAAACGCTTATCAGCGCTCTTTCGATTTTAATTTTCAATTTTTTTCCTTTCTGATATTGATACTTTTCTTCCATTTATCTCAAGCAAATCTTTGCAGAAATATTCAACTGCAAGCGGATAGATGATATGTTCAACTTCGTGAATTTTCCTCTCCAGAGTTTCGATAGTATCATTTTCCAGTATTTCAACAGCTTTCTGAATTATAATTGGTCCGTTATCAAGTTCACTGTCTACAAAGTGAACCGTCACACCTGTGACTTTTACGCCATAATCAAAGGCATCTTTAATTCCCTGCATTCCTTTAAACGAAGGCAGGAGTGAGGGATGTATGTTTATAATTCTGTTCTGATATTCCTTTATAAATTCAGGACTTAGCAACAACATATATCCGGCCAGGCATATGAGATCTATCTTGTTCTCCGCCATTAATTCAAGTATTTTTCTGTCAAAACTTTTTCTTGAATCAAAATCACTGTGACTTAAGCAATAAGTCTTAATCGAACTTTCTTCTGCGCGCTTCAAAGCATAAGCGTCTGCATTATTTGAAAACACAATTAAAATATCTCCATTTATATCATTTGTTCTGCTGTATTCTATCAGAGCCTGCAGATTCGACCCGTTTCCGCTCGCAAAAACAGCAATTCTCTTTCTTTTGCTTTTGTTATCGCTTATCTTCATTAAACTTTTATGCTCCTTATGATTTAAAATATCGGTTTTTCAATTTTTTCGGACTTCAAATGCCATTGATAATAACTTCGCCTCTACCGGTAACAATCTCTCCGATTTTATATATATTTTCATTTAATCCGCCTGCTGCTTCCAAAAGAATATCGGCATTATCCTTATCTATAATGACCACCATCCCAATGCCCATATTAAATACCCTGAACATTTCTCTTGTACTTACATTCCCTGTTTTCTGCAGAAAATTAAAAATATCCGGAATCATCCAGGAATCTTTGTCGATAAAAGCATCGCAGTCCGCCGGTATTATTCTGTTAATATTTTCATAAAAGCCGCCTCCGGTTATATGAGCAATACCTTTAACATTTACACTGTCTTTGATTTTTTTTATCAGCGGCACATATATTCTGGTAGGTTCAATAATGCTTTTGCCAAGATTAATGCAGCCATCTCTCATATCGTATTCTTTACTTAATTCAAGGTTGTTATCCGAAACAATCTTTCTTATAAGAGAATAACCATTGCTGTGAGGGCCTGTAGAGCCAAAGCCACACACAATATCTCCAGGCCTTATTTCTTCTTTATTAATAATTGATTTTCTATCTACGACTCCTACTGCAAAACCCGCGAGATCAAAATCATCAGTTTTATAAACGCCCGGCATCTCTGCGGTTTCTCCTCCGAGCAACGCAATTCCGGCTATCCTGCATGCATCGGCAATAGATCCGACTATTTCCTGTATTTTTTCAGGAACCAGTTTTCCGCATGCAATATAATCCAGAAAGAAAAGAGGGTCTGCACCACAGCAGATTATGTCATTTACGCACATGGCTACAAGATCCTGCCCTATTGTGCTGAAATCATTCATATTTTTTGCAATAAGTATTTTTGTTCCGACTCCATCTGTCGATGAAACCAGAACAGGCTCACTGTATTTTTCCGTATTCAGCCTGAAAAGTCCGGCATAAGATGAAAGATCATTTAAAACACTGGAATTAAAAGTTGAAAGCACTTTATCCTTAAATCCTTTTATTGCTTCATTTGCCTTATCTATGTTTACGCCCGAGTCTGCATATGAATTCTGATTTTCTTTTGTGTTCATGGTATCTCCATACTTTGTTTTTTAATTTCACTTTCCAGGGAATATTTTTCATACCTTTATAGATTAATGTATTTTCGTCATCGGAAACTGCAATCCCTGCGCCCTCTCGGCCCCTGTGCTGAAGAGCCTGAAAGCCATAGATATTATTTCAGCATAATAAGTTTATATATTCTTTTACCGGCATTAATTTTTTAAAATCAAATATCTTTAAGCCTGTTAATTATTGTATCAATATGCTTTAAATGATAAGCAACATCAAATAATTTCCTGATATCGCTTTCACTGATAATATCTGTTATTTTTTTCTCCGCCAGAAGATTCTCAAGAAAACTGCCTTCTTCTTCCCAGGCTTTGAGAGCTGAAGACTGAACCAGTGCGTATGCATCTTCTCTTAGCATTCCTTTACCTATCAGCTCAAGCAATATTCTCTGGGAAAAAATTATTCCTCCATATTTCATCAGATTTTTTTCCATGTTTTTATCAAGAACAATTAATTTATCCAGTATGAAAGATGCTTTTTCAAGTATATAGTCAAGTATTATAAAACTGTCCGGCAGGATTACTCTTTCTGCAGAAGAATGTGAAATATCTCTTTCGTGCCAGAGCGACATGTTCTCAAAACCTGTGACAACATTGCTTCTTAAAATTCTGGCAAGACCGCAGATCCTTTCACACAATATGGGATTCTTTTTATGCGGCATTGCTGATGAACCTTTCTGCCCGGAAGTAAAAGGTTCTTCAACTTCCTTGACATCTGTCCTCTGGAGATTTCTTATTTCGAGAGCTATTTTTTCTATAGTCCCTCCGGTAATTGCCAGTGCGCTTACTACTTCAGCATGCCTGTCTCTCTGAAGTATCTGTGTTGAAGCAGGGGAATTTTTCAGACCAAGTTTTTCACAGACTTTTTTTTCTACATCCGGAGATGTATTGGCATATGTCCCCACTGCCCCACTTATTTTCCCATACCTTATATTTTCTTTTGCAGTTCTAAGCCTTAGGCAATTTCTCTGCATCTCAAATGCCCACACTGCAAATTTTAAACCAAAAGTTATAGGTTCTGCGTGTATGCCATGCGTTCTGCCAACCATTATTGTATATTTATATTTCTCAGCTTTTTCTTTGAGAATATTGATAAAAGCAGCTACCTTTTTTTCAATGATGTTAAAAGCATCGTTTATCTGCATTGATAAGGCAGTGTCCCCGACATCTGAAGAGGTAAGGCCGTAATGAAGATATTTTGAGGATTCTCCTATATAGGAGCCTGCATTCGTAAGGAAAGCAATCACATCATGGTTTGTCTTTTCTTCTATTTCCAGTATTTCCTGAAGCTTGAAGCCGGCTTTATTATTTATTTCTTCTGCCGCTTTACGGGGGATTATCCCGAGCTCGCCCTGTGTAAGAGCTACTGCCTTTTCAACCTGAAGCCACTTTGCATATTTATTTTCTTCAGACCATACCTGACCCATTTCTTCCAAGGTATACCTGAATATCATATTTTCTCCTTGACTGGTTAAAAATATTACAAAAATTACAAATTATTTTCCAAAACCCTGTTTTTGAATTCCAGGTACGAATTTTCCTCCTTCAAGTCAAGAAGAAACTCATCTCCATGATCAAAAAAAACCTGGTCGTATGCTTTGATACAGACATCTGCAACTTCTAATATCCACTTATTGCTGATTTCCCAGCTTTTAAGTTCACTAAGCCAGAAAATATCTTTTTTTGGAATTTTAGCTGTTACCAACTCTGATAAAACAGGATCTTTTTTTGAAACCTGCAATAAAAACTTGTTTGTATCAGATAAAAAAGACAGATTGGCAATTTTTAAATCAAAATCAGACTTCAATTTATCCTCATCCTGTAAATTAATTAAAATAAAATTATCTGTTTTTTGGGCTGTAATACATTTTCAGCCTGTTCATGTATTAATAATAATCTAAACTGCTTGGATATTTCAAATATGATTTAGCCTAGATTTTCATTTAAAAATATTTTGGCTTCATCAGGATCAACAATTACATAACTTACATTATCTAT encodes:
- a CDS encoding LacI family transcriptional regulator translates to MVTIKDIARKSGVSVGTVSNVINNLESVKSKNKEKVLQVINSLGYKPNKIAASLSRKKTMNVGLIVPDVSSPFYSDLIKGISDTLEINYYNIFLCSSNNNIEKEEKIISDLLSMWIDGIILIPVYSKKRNLQLLKNIEIPVVIVNREVEGIKKDIVIFDNFGGAFEATRFLIANNHKIIPILSGPELSKSFEERFQGWKAAMEESDLFNDNLIFRGNFSVEAGHRMMLEVLNRIDKIDAVFASSDLIALGALSAIDEYNLKVPDDISVVGFGDIYLSKFLKPSLTTIRRPFYNIGKTAVSLLLDRISGNKKKKITKFIIKGKLEIRDSVKISELSE
- a CDS encoding (Fe-S)-binding protein is translated as MLDIEKKELMIQTLKNKISKQLLCYLDICARCAICRDACHQYKVTKDPKYIPAYRAELIRRLYKKYFSVLGKVFPKIYEAKEADDEFLLSELYQATYACTGCRRCMYYCPFSIDTFHILSVAKAILLSAGMENQTLRELSDAAIAKGENNDLFNKDKDIFISMLKESEPEIRKKIKDKKAKIPIDKKNADVLYVALSGMHTILPAAIIFNKAKINWTLSMFEAANYGYFLGDSQKTKAIADRIVNEAERLNVKEVIITECGHAYRVMNFFYEAWSGQKPPFKITALIDAISEYIKTGLIEVNKSPSSEIITYHDPCQVGRNGGFFEEPRYVINAITDNFKELSSSRAKSWCCGGGGGLLAMPEMDEFRIKTGEIKANQIKETGAKTVISACENCRSQLDSLKEKYGLDIKVKSMMEFVAENLKV
- a CDS encoding metallopeptidase family protein produces the protein MVKAIKKESVIMEKNDFEELILKIIKDIPEKFRKQMKNIDILVDYENTTTAYSKNKNNITLGLFQGIPNTVKPGHNNIIFPDKITIYKKSLDAISRNDEELEKNLKIVILHEIGHYFGLDEERLKSLGCHVK
- the lon gene encoding endopeptidase La is translated as MAEDKNIINEDGKEKVKIPSELPILALKNSVVFPYLATPLAVGRDMSTEAVKAASKEHKIIVVVAQREKDKEAVTKDELYDTGTACVIKQVVNISSNEIKCVVEGLARVRIKYFTQTEGFFRGAIEVLEEEIYAEDEEINNLNTTIRMQVEKFIQLGIPLPTAFVVAATNISKIEVQADLFASYLLTEIEQKQKILEEINVKERLKKLTEFLSEELKKFEVQSQIRNKVQEEVGKTQRDFYLKQQLKAIKEELGEADESVALTNELEKKLKKKKMPKEAREKVEKEIKRLESMPSMSPEHSYVRTYVEWMLDVPWIEKTKDTLDIKKSKKILDADHYDLEKVKEHILDYLAVRKLKGKTTKGPILCFVGPPGVGKTSLGQSIAKSLGRKFIRMSIGGIRDEAEIRGHRRTYVGALPGRIIQGLAQVGVNNPVFMLDEIDKVGADYRGDPSSALLEVLDPEQNNSFRDHYLEIPYNLSNVMFIATANILDTIHPALRDRMEILELPGYSSEEKAHIAEKFLIPKQLEEQGISNYNIRFSKDAVLAVIEEFTREAGVRNLEREISNICKKIAREIVENRKFPKIVTRKKVYDYLGVAKIQPNEIEDKNNVGVATGLAYTTVGGDIILIESTYYKGKGSIILTGNLGDVMQESAKAAISYVHSKSKELGIDDNIFAKSDMHIHVPSGAIPKDGPSAGVAITTSVVSALIGIPVLREVGMTGEITLRGRILPIGGLKEKLLAAKRAGLKKIVLPSKNKKNIDEVPEAITKGLNLVFVDNIDELLQHTLEKSPFDKIPALSVKQNSRNKVNMITTA
- the purH gene encoding bifunctional phosphoribosylaminoimidazolecarboxamide formyltransferase/IMP cyclohydrolase, with amino-acid sequence MKIERALISVSDKKGIIDFARRLESFGIQLVSTGGTYKALSEAGIKVIKIDELTGFPEMLDGRVKTLHPFVHGGILANRCIPSHMEQIEKAGIKKIDMVIVNLYPFRETISKPGVKIEEAIENIDIGGPTMIRSAAKNNSSVAVVTDPGDYGIIIDEMDKNEGFLSKETLFSLSIKAFKHTCEYDSYIFNYFIKKIPEYGSDTVKIEDFLNVDNTKALQEIMSGSNILKDNNEDFKETARLSIEKKQNLRYGENPHQKASYYKFTDALPSSFVMAEQLQGKELSYNNILDGNAAFNIVKEFEKPCVSVIKHNNPCGCAVGKSVEEAYMKAYEADPISAYGSVIASNYKWNEEATKFLIDKYVEIIIAPDFEEKALEILSQKPNLRVLKINFDLKSYIAKIKNGDRSVMYPDIKSVDGGLIIQDSDMGIDDTEEMKVVTDVQPSQSQWKDLLFGWQIVKNVKSNAILITKDEVTVGVGAGQMSRVDSTRIAVEKSQGKCEGAVIASDAFFPFADAIEIAAENKIAAIIQPGGSIRDDEVIQACNKYKISMVFTGKRHFKH
- the purN gene encoding phosphoribosylglycinamide formyltransferase, with translation MKISDNKSKRKRIAVFASGNGSNLQALIEYSRTNDINGDILIVFSNNADAYALKRAEESSIKTYCLSHSDFDSRKSFDRKILELMAENKIDLICLAGYMLLLSPEFIKEYQNRIINIHPSLLPSFKGMQGIKDAFDYGVKVTGVTVHFVDSELDNGPIIIQKAVEILENDTIETLERKIHEVEHIIYPLAVEYFCKDLLEINGRKVSISERKKIEN